In Sedimentibacter sp. MB31-C6, one genomic interval encodes:
- a CDS encoding SpoIID/LytB domain-containing protein, with translation MRKIYIILSICIITILFSTNVVLAFEDEEYNVRVRIRSPRQYNEQAELDGYDNISVYKNKNDNMELLFKTDNNLSILLDSFYDSKFNFFEGKGNGAVVGPYHVCLKDSFFTYEEVENEIEILNERTGIKFYPFYNGSEYEIYSGSYVDEKQANELVTVLEDNGLDSIIENGESQNVVIYNDNNDIEFMYSKNYNIFFTSYNSGEEVEMIKIDNRPYRGMIGFYIIENYKLISINYVDLESYLYGVVPNEISASWHIESIKAQSVAARTYAVSCITPNSSYGYDLDDNQNSQVYRGYFSENKLSNKAVDETMGEMIYYDGELIHAFYHSTSGGMTEDSENIWYEEVPYLRGVDDEFSNNSDSPHNEWEISYSKDDIIDMLREDGHAINRIYGIEITDISENNRVIECIFSTDIGEISYKKENARLLLGLKSSWFMIGSGNFFYFTNENYFSNFKSNSDEDGIIGSILEEDELSDSSEFLDSGALNGRAVISSNGNYELNKENVAFISSKGVTIESVNSSKYTFNGRGWGHGIGMSQYGAKEMAEEGFDYEKILKYYYTGVNIR, from the coding sequence ATGAGAAAAATTTACATAATTTTATCAATATGTATAATTACAATTCTGTTTTCAACTAATGTTGTATTAGCATTTGAAGATGAGGAATATAATGTAAGGGTTAGAATTAGATCCCCAAGGCAATATAATGAACAAGCTGAACTTGATGGATATGATAATATATCTGTGTATAAGAATAAAAATGACAATATGGAACTATTATTTAAAACAGATAACAATTTGAGTATATTGCTTGATTCTTTTTATGATAGCAAATTCAATTTTTTTGAAGGAAAAGGAAACGGTGCAGTTGTTGGACCATATCATGTTTGTCTAAAAGATAGTTTTTTTACTTATGAAGAAGTTGAAAATGAAATTGAGATACTTAATGAAAGAACTGGAATTAAATTTTACCCTTTTTATAATGGTTCGGAATATGAAATTTACTCTGGTTCCTATGTTGATGAAAAGCAGGCAAATGAATTAGTGACTGTTTTAGAAGATAATGGTTTAGATAGTATAATTGAAAATGGTGAAAGTCAAAATGTCGTTATTTATAATGATAATAATGATATAGAATTTATGTATAGTAAGAATTACAATATTTTCTTTACTTCCTACAATAGTGGCGAAGAAGTAGAAATGATAAAAATTGATAACAGGCCATATAGAGGGATGATTGGATTTTATATAATTGAAAATTATAAATTAATATCAATAAATTATGTAGATTTAGAAAGTTATTTATATGGTGTAGTACCTAATGAGATTTCAGCATCATGGCATATTGAGTCAATAAAGGCTCAATCTGTAGCAGCTAGAACTTATGCTGTTTCTTGTATAACTCCTAATTCATCTTATGGCTATGATTTAGACGATAATCAAAACAGCCAAGTATATAGGGGATATTTTAGTGAAAATAAATTATCTAATAAAGCTGTTGATGAAACTATGGGAGAAATGATTTATTATGATGGAGAACTAATACATGCATTTTATCATTCTACAAGTGGGGGCATGACTGAAGATTCTGAGAATATTTGGTATGAAGAGGTTCCTTATTTAAGAGGCGTAGATGATGAATTTTCAAATAATTCGGACTCACCTCATAATGAATGGGAAATATCTTATTCAAAAGATGATATTATTGATATGTTAAGAGAAGATGGACATGCCATAAATAGAATTTATGGAATTGAAATAACAGATATATCTGAGAATAACAGAGTTATAGAATGTATATTTTCAACTGATATTGGAGAAATTTCATATAAGAAGGAAAACGCAAGATTATTATTAGGACTTAAAAGTTCATGGTTCATGATTGGTAGTGGTAATTTCTTTTATTTTACAAATGAAAATTACTTTAGTAATTTTAAATCAAATTCAGATGAAGATGGTATAATAGGTTCTATATTAGAAGAAGATGAGTTATCAGATTCTAGTGAATTTTTAGATTCTGGTGCTTTAAATGGAAGAGCTGTAATATCAAGTAATGGTAATTATGAATTAAATAAAGAGAATGTAGCTTTTATAAGCTCAAAAGGAGTTACCATAGAAAGTGTAAATTCTTCTAAATATACTTTTAATGGTAGAGGATGGGGACATGGTATTGGTATGAGCCAATACGGTGCAAAAGAAATGGCAGAAGAAGGATTTGATTATGAAAAAATACTTAAATATTACTATACTGGAGTAAATATTAGATGA
- the ruvB gene encoding Holliday junction branch migration DNA helicase RuvB, whose translation MNDRENEIVTSTLKPGEEDIELSLRPQKLTQYVGQDKVKEILEIFIESAKMRNQPLDHVLLSGPPGLGKTTLANIISNEMNVNIRVTSGPAIERPGDLAAILTNLNENDVLFIDEIHRLNKSVEEIMYPALEDYALDIIIGKGPSARSIRLDLPKFTLIGATTRSGMLASPLRDRFGVLCNLDFYNNEDLQRIVLRSAVIMNIEISEEGAKEIAKRSRGTPRIANRLLKRVRDYALVKSNGSIDISTADKALRMFEIDEIGLDKLDRRILNTIIDYYKGGPVGLDTLAASIGEEKGTIEDVYEPFLLQIGFINRTPRGRVVTELGYKHVNKVKNNSNSNQIIIDLE comes from the coding sequence ATGAATGATAGAGAAAATGAAATAGTTACTAGCACTCTTAAACCAGGGGAAGAAGATATTGAGCTAAGTCTGAGACCTCAAAAGCTTACCCAGTATGTTGGCCAAGATAAAGTTAAAGAAATATTAGAAATATTTATTGAATCTGCAAAAATGAGAAATCAACCTTTAGATCATGTTCTTTTATCAGGGCCACCAGGTTTAGGTAAAACTACTTTGGCGAATATTATATCAAATGAAATGAATGTTAATATTAGAGTAACTTCTGGACCAGCAATTGAACGACCTGGAGATTTAGCTGCAATATTAACTAATTTGAATGAAAATGATGTTCTCTTTATAGATGAAATTCATAGGCTTAATAAAAGTGTTGAAGAAATAATGTACCCTGCTCTTGAAGATTATGCATTAGATATAATTATAGGTAAAGGACCATCTGCTAGATCAATAAGACTAGACTTACCTAAGTTCACGTTAATTGGAGCAACTACTAGATCAGGTATGCTTGCATCACCTTTACGTGATAGATTTGGAGTATTGTGCAATTTAGACTTTTATAATAATGAAGATTTACAACGAATTGTTTTACGTTCAGCTGTCATAATGAATATAGAGATTAGCGAAGAAGGAGCTAAAGAAATAGCTAAGCGTTCTAGAGGGACACCAAGAATTGCAAATAGACTTTTAAAACGTGTTAGAGATTATGCTTTAGTAAAATCTAATGGCTCTATTGATATAAGTACTGCAGACAAGGCATTAAGAATGTTTGAAATAGACGAAATTGGGCTAGATAAGTTAGATAGACGAATTTTGAATACTATAATTGACTATTATAAAGGTGGTCCTGTAGGATTAGATACTCTTGCAGCATCAATAGGAGAAGAAAAAGGAACCATAGAAGATGTTTATGAGCCTTTTCTTCTACAAATTGGATTTATAAATCGTACGCCTAGAGGAAGAGTTGTTACAGAACTAGGTTATAAACATGTAAATAAGGTAAAAAATAATTCTAATTCTAATCAAATTATTATTGACTTAGAATAG
- the ruvA gene encoding Holliday junction branch migration protein RuvA, whose translation MISFIKGEVIKKGLDYLVIENNNIGYFISTSLSTLKMLNEGDNVCIYTYLHIREDILALYGFLKSEELEMFKKLILVNGIGPKAGLSVLSTYNINTIKEIILKDDTVKMSKVPGIGKKTASKIILELKDKVGTLEGITSDDKIDEISIQSNSETSDVLNALISLGFNQFEAKKTLDNMDLTGKSENDIIKEALKNINR comes from the coding sequence ATGATAAGCTTTATTAAAGGTGAAGTTATAAAAAAAGGTTTAGATTATTTAGTTATAGAAAATAATAATATAGGATATTTTATTAGCACTTCTCTTTCTACATTAAAAATGCTTAACGAAGGGGATAATGTTTGTATATATACATATTTACATATAAGAGAAGACATATTGGCTTTATATGGTTTTTTAAAATCTGAGGAACTTGAAATGTTTAAAAAACTTATATTAGTAAATGGCATAGGTCCAAAGGCTGGACTTTCAGTGCTGTCAACTTATAATATAAATACGATTAAAGAGATAATACTAAAAGATGATACAGTCAAAATGTCAAAAGTTCCTGGTATTGGTAAGAAAACTGCAAGTAAAATTATACTTGAACTAAAGGATAAAGTTGGTACATTGGAAGGCATAACTTCTGATGATAAAATAGATGAAATTTCTATTCAAAGTAATTCAGAAACTTCTGATGTTTTAAATGCTTTAATATCTCTTGGTTTCAATCAATTTGAAGCTAAAAAAACTTTAGATAATATGGATTTAACTGGAAAATCCGAAAATGATATAATAAAAGAGGCATTAAAAAATATAAATAGGTAG
- the ruvC gene encoding crossover junction endodeoxyribonuclease RuvC, with protein MIIFGIDPGLAISGYGVLNYIGNKFDVLEYGAITTESCEEFPLRLKKIYDCYSELFKMYKPEAVAIEELFYNKNVKTAIAVAQARGVHLLAAVNNSIPLYEYTPLQIKQGIVGYGRAEKRQVQEMVKIILKLDSIPKPDDVADGLAVAICHAHSLKYAENFKILKY; from the coding sequence ATGATAATATTTGGTATAGATCCTGGCCTTGCAATATCAGGTTATGGTGTTTTAAATTATATAGGGAATAAATTTGATGTTTTAGAGTATGGAGCTATTACAACTGAAAGTTGCGAAGAATTTCCATTAAGGTTAAAAAAAATATATGACTGTTATAGTGAGTTGTTTAAAATGTACAAGCCTGAAGCTGTAGCAATAGAGGAATTGTTTTATAACAAAAATGTTAAAACTGCCATTGCAGTTGCACAAGCAAGAGGTGTTCATCTTTTGGCAGCAGTAAATAATTCAATACCTTTGTATGAATACACTCCTCTCCAAATAAAGCAAGGTATAGTTGGTTATGGAAGGGCAGAAAAAAGACAAGTACAAGAAATGGTAAAAATAATTCTTAAATTAGATTCAATACCAAAACCAGATGATGTTGCTGATGGATTAGCAGTTGCAATTTGCCATGCTCATTCACTGAAATATGCTGAAAATTTTAAAATACTGAAATATTAG
- the rodA gene encoding rod shape-determining protein RodA yields the protein MFKKESKLKRFDFILFFTSIFLSIYGFIIINSATMSKVNGSEPFLKTQIIAFILGLFIMLFLLFIDYDIYGSFYIPIYVISVGLLLYALINSVSASDWGDVRSWIAIGPIVFQPSEVAKFGVIISLAKFIDLHKESINEPIVLLKILAFALFPVFLILLQPDLGTSLVFIFFIAIMIFISEINYRYIMTILIITLVLLIIGLGAFFYIMQDYTLGDNYQFDRIVTFFYPELDPEDTGYQVIQSKTAIGSGMLYGRGLYNGVQNQLGYLPTKETDFIFAVIGEELGLLGGLLLLILYAILLYRLIKIAKHAANLFGSLIVTGITAMFLFHIFENVGMTMGLMPVTGIPLPFISYGGTFMLINMISIGLALSVGMKRGKIDLNDL from the coding sequence ATGTTTAAGAAGGAAAGCAAACTTAAAAGGTTTGATTTTATATTGTTTTTTACATCAATATTTTTATCTATATATGGTTTTATAATTATTAACAGTGCAACAATGAGTAAAGTTAACGGAAGTGAGCCTTTTTTAAAAACACAAATAATAGCTTTTATTTTAGGATTGTTTATAATGTTGTTTTTGCTTTTTATTGATTATGATATTTATGGAAGCTTTTACATTCCAATTTATGTTATATCTGTTGGACTGTTGTTATATGCTTTAATTAATTCTGTAAGTGCATCTGATTGGGGGGATGTAAGGAGTTGGATTGCAATAGGACCAATTGTATTTCAGCCATCAGAAGTAGCTAAATTCGGCGTTATTATATCATTGGCGAAATTTATTGATTTACACAAGGAAAGTATAAATGAACCAATTGTATTATTGAAAATATTAGCATTTGCACTATTCCCTGTTTTTCTGATTTTGTTGCAACCTGATTTAGGAACTTCTTTAGTTTTTATATTTTTCATTGCAATTATGATATTTATATCAGAAATTAATTATAGATATATTATGACAATATTAATTATTACATTAGTACTTCTTATTATTGGACTAGGTGCATTCTTCTATATAATGCAAGATTACACATTAGGAGACAATTATCAATTTGATAGAATTGTTACATTCTTTTATCCTGAACTTGATCCCGAAGATACTGGTTATCAAGTAATTCAGTCAAAAACTGCAATCGGATCTGGTATGCTTTATGGTAGAGGACTTTACAACGGAGTACAAAATCAGCTTGGATACCTGCCAACAAAGGAAACAGATTTTATATTTGCCGTTATTGGTGAGGAATTAGGATTGTTAGGTGGACTTCTATTATTGATTTTGTATGCTATTTTATTGTACAGATTAATTAAAATAGCTAAACATGCTGCAAATTTATTTGGCTCCCTAATTGTTACAGGTATTACAGCTATGTTCTTATTTCATATCTTTGAAAATGTAGGGATGACAATGGGACTTATGCCAGTTACTGGTATACCTCTCCCCTTCATTAGTTATGGAGGAACATTTATGTTAATTAATATGATAAGCATCGGACTAGCTTTAAGTGTTGGAATGAAACGAGGTAAAATTGATTTGAACGATTTATAA
- a CDS encoding nucleoside kinase has protein sequence MKIILVNRNNEIVEVNNNETLYSLAKKIYKDDYKRFLVAKVNNKLQELISSSFTENDKIEFLDIKDNDGHRVYVRTLSLVFIKACKDIFENIDVSIEHSLNKGLYIEIKNKKAIHLNDVSKVKIKMQEIIDDQKPIEQTFLNVKDAKEIFNKQGMDDKVELLNHWNKDKIRVYKLEDYYDNFYGYLAPNTNVIDKFDLKLFYPGVILNFPTKENNFELPEYIEQKKISKVFRETEEWGEIMDVGYVGALNNKIADSTIEDMIRINEALHEKKIAYIADEITSDKNIKIVLISGPSSSGKTTFAQRLSIQLRVNGKKTYALSLDDYFVNRSLTPKDENGDYDFETIKAVDLDLFNEQLLDLMAGDTVNIPVYNFITGEREFTREPVTLSKEHIIIVEGIHGLNDELTKNIPHKNKYKIYISALTQLNIDNHNHIATSDLRLIRRIVRDNTHRGNNALKTMELWDNVLRGAEKYIFPYQENADAIFNSALVYELCVLKKYALPLIKEIDEDSEFFPERQRLLKFLSYFKTLECESAIPNTSILREFIGGSCFE, from the coding sequence ATGAAGATTATTTTAGTTAATAGAAACAATGAAATAGTAGAAGTTAATAATAATGAAACATTATATAGTTTGGCAAAAAAAATTTATAAAGATGATTATAAAAGGTTTCTTGTTGCTAAAGTAAATAATAAGTTACAAGAATTAATAAGTAGTTCATTTACAGAAAATGACAAAATAGAATTTTTAGATATAAAAGATAATGATGGTCATAGGGTTTATGTTAGAACATTAAGTTTAGTATTTATTAAGGCATGTAAGGATATATTTGAAAATATAGATGTTTCTATAGAGCATTCTCTTAATAAGGGTTTATATATTGAAATTAAAAATAAAAAAGCAATTCACTTAAATGATGTCAGCAAAGTTAAAATCAAAATGCAAGAAATAATAGATGATCAAAAACCTATAGAACAAACATTTTTAAATGTTAAGGATGCAAAGGAAATTTTTAACAAACAGGGAATGGATGATAAGGTAGAACTTTTGAATCATTGGAATAAGGATAAAATTAGAGTATATAAGCTAGAAGATTATTATGATAATTTTTATGGATATTTAGCTCCAAATACGAATGTTATAGATAAGTTTGATTTAAAGTTATTTTATCCTGGAGTGATATTAAATTTCCCAACAAAAGAAAACAATTTCGAGCTTCCTGAATATATTGAACAAAAGAAGATATCTAAAGTTTTCAGAGAAACAGAAGAATGGGGGGAAATAATGGATGTTGGATATGTTGGTGCTTTAAATAATAAAATAGCAGATAGTACTATTGAAGATATGATTCGCATCAACGAAGCATTACATGAGAAAAAAATTGCATATATAGCAGATGAAATAACAAGTGACAAAAATATTAAAATAGTATTAATTTCAGGTCCATCTTCTTCTGGTAAAACAACTTTTGCACAAAGGCTTTCAATTCAATTAAGGGTGAATGGTAAAAAAACATATGCACTATCATTAGATGATTATTTTGTAAACAGAAGCCTTACACCAAAAGATGAAAACGGAGATTATGATTTTGAAACAATAAAAGCTGTAGATTTAGATTTGTTTAATGAACAATTATTAGATTTAATGGCTGGTGATACGGTTAATATTCCAGTTTATAATTTTATTACTGGAGAAAGGGAATTTACGAGAGAACCAGTTACATTATCAAAGGAACATATAATAATTGTTGAGGGAATCCATGGTCTTAACGACGAGTTGACTAAAAATATTCCTCACAAGAATAAATATAAAATTTATATAAGTGCGTTAACACAATTAAATATTGATAATCATAATCATATTGCTACCTCTGATTTAAGACTTATTAGACGTATAGTAAGAGATAATACTCATAGAGGTAATAATGCTCTAAAAACAATGGAATTATGGGATAATGTATTGCGAGGTGCGGAGAAATATATTTTCCCATATCAAGAAAATGCAGACGCTATATTTAATTCTGCATTAGTATATGAATTATGTGTTTTAAAAAAATATGCTTTACCGTTGATAAAGGAAATTGATGAAGACAGTGAATTTTTCCCTGAAAGACAAAGACTATTAAAGTTTTTAAGTTACTTTAAAACTTTAGAATGTGAAAGTGCTATTCCTAATACATCTATTTTAAGAGAGTTTATTGGAGGAAGCTGTTTCGAATAA
- a CDS encoding RluA family pseudouridine synthase: MKEIIITNNEAGQRVDRFLKKYLNKANQSFIHKMIRKKNIKLNNLRIQPEIILKIDDKVQIYLSDETISKFREKKSLKETSIHFKTVYEDDNILIVNKPVGLSTQPDATSTKSLVDEIKMYLDAKEKNISFTFKPAVCNRLDKNTSGLVIAAKNYNTLKQTNKAIRERNIKKYYIAKIHGIISDDLELSDYLIKNENKNMVKVVKRKGENTKKIVTYAHPIKNEGKYSWIEIELETGRAHQIRAHLSSIGHPIVGDKKYGKKDNEKYQVLHAYKLILNGYEEELAYLNGKIIKSDIKEREIISKNQGGNK, translated from the coding sequence ATGAAGGAAATAATTATAACAAATAACGAAGCAGGGCAAAGGGTTGATCGGTTTTTAAAAAAATACTTAAATAAGGCAAATCAATCTTTTATTCATAAAATGATAAGAAAAAAGAATATTAAGTTAAATAATTTAAGAATACAACCTGAAATAATATTAAAAATAGATGATAAAGTTCAAATTTATTTATCTGATGAAACAATTTCTAAGTTTAGAGAAAAGAAATCTTTAAAAGAAACTAGCATACATTTTAAGACAGTTTACGAAGATGATAATATATTAATTGTAAATAAACCTGTAGGATTAAGTACTCAACCTGACGCAACTAGTACAAAAAGTCTAGTAGATGAAATTAAGATGTATTTAGATGCAAAAGAGAAAAATATAAGTTTCACTTTTAAACCAGCAGTTTGTAATAGACTTGATAAAAATACATCGGGATTAGTAATTGCTGCTAAAAATTACAATACTTTAAAGCAGACGAATAAGGCTATTAGAGAAAGGAATATAAAAAAATATTATATTGCAAAAATACATGGAATAATTAGTGATGATTTAGAATTAAGTGACTATTTAATTAAGAATGAAAATAAGAATATGGTTAAAGTTGTGAAAAGGAAAGGAGAAAATACAAAAAAAATAGTTACATACGCTCATCCCATTAAAAATGAAGGTAAGTATAGTTGGATTGAAATTGAACTTGAAACAGGGAGAGCCCACCAAATTAGAGCTCACTTATCTTCAATTGGACACCCTATTGTTGGTGATAAAAAGTATGGGAAAAAGGACAATGAAAAATATCAAGTGCTACATGCATATAAATTAATATTAAACGGTTATGAAGAGGAATTAGCTTATTTAAATGGTAAGATAATAAAATCTGATATAAAAGAAAGAGAGATAATATCTAAAAACCAGGGAGGAAATAAATGA
- a CDS encoding DUF6648 family protein, with product MNYFKPNKTIFDDFFEHRDMLIIQHMNGDINKKEYLELNYKYMLEKSIKPFQRIDSFEKGMYNYQYYNMMAKYHRMIAQEIKDKGKHISFYNKYLNEADYYYNEKDKTTFRLLRFLHYENVEAYFIKMESLNLEGKLYEIVLSNYEYAVLHSKCLWLLEVLKKENVFLDKRKKSVIDYYVNQKY from the coding sequence ATGAATTATTTTAAACCTAATAAAACAATTTTTGATGATTTTTTTGAGCATCGAGATATGTTGATTATTCAACATATGAATGGAGATATTAATAAAAAAGAATATTTAGAGCTCAATTATAAATATATGCTAGAAAAAAGCATTAAACCATTTCAAAGAATTGATAGTTTTGAAAAGGGAATGTACAATTATCAATATTATAATATGATGGCTAAATACCACAGGATGATTGCTCAAGAAATTAAGGATAAGGGTAAACACATAAGTTTCTATAACAAATATTTAAATGAAGCTGATTATTATTATAACGAAAAGGATAAAACTACATTTAGACTCTTAAGATTTTTACATTATGAAAATGTTGAAGCATATTTTATTAAAATGGAGTCTTTAAATCTAGAAGGTAAACTATACGAAATAGTACTTAGTAATTATGAATATGCAGTTTTGCATTCAAAGTGCTTATGGTTGTTAGAAGTTTTAAAAAAAGAGAATGTATTTTTAGATAAAAGAAAAAAATCAGTTATTGATTATTACGTAAATCAAAAATATTAA
- a CDS encoding ATP-binding protein — MVQLVCGHNGTGKTKRMIEMANNYIDGIQGKMVFLEASNRHIFDLDYKIRYINTKEFGLTNDEQFQGFVCGLIATDYDVELVYIDGLYKIAQANMDKLETVIQRLDFLSKKFDVDFVMSVNHDKEAVPEVLKDRVIS, encoded by the coding sequence ATGGTGCAATTAGTTTGTGGACACAATGGTACAGGCAAAACAAAAAGAATGATTGAAATGGCAAACAATTATATTGATGGTATTCAAGGTAAGATGGTTTTCCTAGAAGCTAGCAATAGGCATATATTTGATTTAGATTATAAGATCAGATATATTAACACTAAAGAGTTTGGGTTGACCAATGATGAGCAATTTCAAGGTTTTGTATGTGGATTAATAGCAACTGATTATGATGTAGAACTAGTTTACATAGATGGATTATACAAGATTGCCCAAGCAAATATGGATAAATTAGAAACTGTAATACAAAGATTAGATTTTTTATCAAAAAAATTTGATGTTGATTTTGTAATGAGTGTAAACCATGATAAAGAGGCTGTTCCAGAAGTACTAAAAGATAGAGTTATAAGTTAA
- a CDS encoding TIGR01212 family radical SAM protein (This family includes YhcC from E. coli K-12, an uncharacterized radical SAM protein.), with amino-acid sequence MTELFNEYSKYLKKKYNEKVYKLPINLPVTCPNRDGKIGYGGCTFCAEIGTGFEMLESTLSVKEQINKNMDYISRKYNAKKFIAYFQNYTNTYMELKNFKNYIREAAVDNIVEISISTRPDCIGDEYLEFLYNFKKETNINITIELGLQTVNYHTLLDINRGHTLASFIDAVLRIKKYEFEICTHVILNLPKDNISDTIETAKILSVLGIDAVKIHSLYLMENTIMGIKYKNGEFTLISKDEYIERVITFLENLNKNIVVQRLIGRAPKENSIFVNWGMSWWKIKDEILDKMNNEKRYQGMKSIY; translated from the coding sequence ATGACCGAACTATTTAACGAATATTCAAAATACTTGAAAAAAAAATATAATGAAAAAGTTTATAAACTTCCTATAAATCTTCCTGTAACATGTCCGAACAGAGATGGAAAAATAGGGTATGGTGGATGTACTTTTTGTGCAGAAATAGGCACCGGATTTGAAATGCTTGAAAGCACATTAAGTGTCAAGGAACAAATTAATAAGAATATGGATTATATTTCACGAAAATATAATGCTAAAAAGTTCATTGCATATTTTCAAAATTATACAAATACGTATATGGAGCTCAAAAACTTTAAAAATTATATTAGAGAGGCAGCAGTTGATAATATAGTTGAAATTTCTATTTCAACGAGACCTGATTGTATAGGAGATGAATATCTTGAATTTCTCTATAACTTTAAAAAAGAAACTAATATAAATATCACAATTGAACTTGGACTACAAACTGTAAATTATCATACATTACTAGATATAAACAGAGGACATACTCTTGCTTCTTTTATTGATGCAGTATTGCGAATAAAGAAATATGAATTTGAAATATGTACACATGTTATTTTAAATTTACCAAAAGATAATATATCAGATACTATTGAAACTGCTAAAATATTGTCTGTTTTAGGTATTGATGCAGTAAAAATTCATTCCTTGTATTTAATGGAAAATACAATTATGGGAATAAAGTATAAAAATGGAGAGTTTACTTTAATATCAAAAGATGAATATATTGAGAGAGTAATAACATTTCTTGAGAATTTAAATAAAAATATAGTTGTACAGAGGTTAATAGGTAGAGCTCCAAAAGAAAATTCTATTTTTGTGAATTGGGGTATGAGTTGGTGGAAAATTAAAGATGAAATTTTGGATAAAATGAATAATGAAAAAAGGTATCAGGGGATGAAATCTATTTATTAA
- a CDS encoding asparagine synthase: protein MHIKEGMIPTVLGTVATATGLALRNSNLPESYRNGIIGFGLANIALGSAEMMSNNIQNRDMMGKITKAINMK from the coding sequence ATGCACATTAAAGAAGGAATGATTCCTACTGTATTAGGAACAGTTGCTACTGCAACAGGTTTAGCTTTAAGAAACTCTAATCTACCTGAATCTTATAGAAATGGTATTATTGGTTTTGGATTAGCCAATATAGCTTTAGGTTCAGCTGAAATGATGAGTAATAATATTCAAAATCGTGATATGATGGGAAAAATAACAAAGGCTATTAATATGAAATAA
- a CDS encoding DUF378 domain-containing protein, translating to MKILAAIASILIVIGALNWGLYGIAKIDIVENFFGGWNNKLGRIFYILIGIAGLYTLFYVIFA from the coding sequence ATGAAAATATTAGCGGCGATAGCATCAATTCTTATAGTAATAGGCGCTTTGAATTGGGGTTTATATGGAATAGCAAAAATTGATATAGTAGAAAATTTTTTTGGTGGTTGGAATAACAAATTAGGTAGAATATTTTATATATTAATAGGAATTGCTGGACTATATACACTGTTCTACGTTATATTTGCCTGA